CACTCAGCTTCTACAAAGTttcaccaacacacaaacaaacacacacacacgaccccggCGTTGTTGTGTCTGACCTGACACTGCAGGAGGGCGGCGTGCAGCCTCCTCTCCCAGCTCTCCAGGCCGCCGCACGCCTGCGTCCAGCTGAGGTTGGCGGCGCTCAgagcttcctgcagctcctgcagctcggcGCTGTCGCCacgcaggaagtggagactgcTCAGGTTGACGGAGATCATCGGACACTTGTAGCTGTTGAAGCTCCTCTGCAtctcctgaggggggggggggggggggatacagATGTGTTGATACAGATGTGATCAAATGTTGTGATActaaaagatggatggatggatggatggatggatggatggatggatggatggatggatggatggatggatggatggatggatggatggatggatggatggatggatggatggatggatggatggatggatggatggatggatggatggatggatagatagatagatagatagatagatagatagatagatagatagatagatagatagatagatagatagatagatagatagatagatagatagatagatagatagatagatagatagatagatagatatatagatagatagatagatagagagagagagagagagagagagagagagagagggagggatggatggatggatggatggatggatggatgggtgggtgggtggatgggtgggtgggtgggtgggtgggtgggtggattgatggatggatggatggatggataaatagatagatagatagatagatgatagatagataaatagatagatagatagatagatagatagatagatagatagatagatagatagatagatagatagatagatagatagatagatagatagatagatagatagatagatagatagatagatagatagacagatagacagatgtgATCAAATGTTGTGATACTAAAACCTCTGTGAATTTCCTCTTTTATactatagatagatatagaaatacacattttaatttccCTCTTCTGTTGAATAATAATCTGATGACTCTGAAGGATCCGTTCTGAGGTTTTTATCCGGAAACCTGCCGACCCAAACTGCGTTGCCGTGGTTACCTTCAGCTTCCGGATGTTGACCTCGATGTCCCGGATGCTGGTGGACGGGGCGATGCGCTGCAGCCGCTCCAGCTCCGGCAGCACCCGGCCCagccaggaagtgacatcacagaggtcagagttcaGCTTCTGCCACTGCTCCAGGTCCTGCTTGATGTCCGTCTCCCGGCCGAGCTCCTGAGCCTGAAGCAGCTCCCAGCGCTCGATCACACctgatagatagagagatagatagagagatcaCACctgatagatagagagatagatagagagatcaCACctgatagatagagagatagatagagagatcaCACCTGCTCACAAACCGGTCAGAACCAGGAGTGAGTGAACGACTCCTTTAACATCAAATCAATGATCAACACTATTCAGAGGacggagagatagatagatagatagatagatagatagatagatagatagatagatagatagatagatagatagatagatagatagatagatagatagatagatagatagatacattgatggattgatggattgatggatagatggatagatggagagatagatggataggtggatggatggatagatagatagatagatagatagatagatagatagatagatagatagatagatagatagatagatagatagatagatagatagatagatagatagatagacagatagacagatagatagatagatagatagatagatagatagatagatagatagatagatagatagatagatagatagacagacagacagataagacagatagatagatagatagacagatagacagatagatagatagatagatagatagatagatagatagatagatagatagatagatagatagatagatagatagatagatagatagatagatagatagatagatagatagatagacagacagacagataagacagatagatagatagatagatagacagatagacagatagacagacagacagacacatagatagacagatagatagatagatagatagatagatagatagatagatagatagatagatagacagatagacagatagatagatagatagagagatagagagatagatggacggacggacggacagacagacagacagacagacagacagacagacagacagacagacagacacatagatagatagatagatagatagatagatagatagatagatagatagatagatagatagatagatagatagatagatagatagatagatagatagatagatagatagacagatagacagatagatagatagacagatagatagatagatacatagatagacagatagatagatagacagatagatagatagatagatagacagatagatagacagacagatagatagatagatagatagatagatagatagatagatagatagatagatagatagatagatagatagatagatagatagatagatagatagatagacagacagacagacagacagacagacagacagacagacagacacatagatagacagatagatagatagatagacagatatatagatagatagataaatagatagatagatagatagatagatagatagatagatagatagatagatagatagatagatagatagatagatagatagatagacagacagacagataagacagatagatagatagatagacagatagacagatagatagatagatagatagatagatagatagatagatatatagatagatagatagatagatagatagatagatagatagatagatagacagacagacagacagacagacagacagacagacagacacatagatatacagatatacagatagatagatagatagatagatagatagatagatagatagatagatagatagatagatagatagatagatagatagatatatagatagatagatagatagatagacagacagacagataagacagatagatagatagatagacagatagacagatagatagatagatagatagatagatagatagatagatagatagatagatagatagatagatagatagatagatagatagatagatagatagatagatagatagatagatagatagatagacagacagacagacagataagacagatagatagatagatagacagatagacagatagacagatagatagatagatagatagacagatagacagatagatagatagatagatagatagatagatagatagatagatagatagatagatagatagatagatagatagatagatagatagatagacagacagacagataagacagatagatagatagatagacagatagacagatagacagatagacagatagatagatagatagatagatagatagatagatagatagatagatagatagacagacagacagacagacagacagacagacagacagacagacagacagacagacagacagacagacagacagacagacagacagacagacagacagacagacagacagacagacagacagacagacagacagacagacagacagacagacagacagacagacagacagacagacagacagacagacagacagacagacagatagatagatagatagatagatagatagatagatagatagatagatagatagatagatagatagatagatagatagatagatagattactttattcatccccgaagggaaattaagtcgtcatagcagccggtatatttgaatacaataaaatacaataaaataaaatacaataaaaaatattgaggtagaaagaataaaaacagaaacacaagataaataggtagataaggtgcagtatataaaaatagtacagtatatatagtatataatataacataatatatatttatatgtgatagtaattataccaatataatagcagtatatagtaataatggcagcaacagtatatataataatactagtaaatataataataataataataacatgtacacatgtataaatatgtgtatatagacttatatatacaaagaatatacagagagtatgatataatatgatatgatatatagtagaggtataaatataagtatttgattatacaatagataatataatatactatgagtgtaagaatatgtagacagagtgtgcaaaagacaatattattgtttaaaatgatatataatatcaatatggtttatataaacacatatcacatatgatgtgaagtaagtaaGACGGATATCTGAGTGTGAGGGACAGCCGGGCCTGAGACCTGAGGGACGTTCATGTCCATAATGAGAAGTTCACAGTTCCATCACTTTCTGTGGGATTCATCCTGCACCAGTTTCAGTCTCCACAGATTCAAACAGAGTGACGCCTCTCCCTACCCGTGCTGGTGTGTTTGTCGGCCATGCCGCCCGTCAGCCCCGCCtcctctagctcctcctcctcgtcgttGAGGATCAGCTTCACTCTCTTCACGCGGTCGATGCTGCCGCTGCACTCGGACATCAGCTTCGCCTGCGGACGCACACACGTGACCTCAAACACACCGACAAACACAACTTTGTCATCCTGCAGGTAtcgggacgtgtgtgtgtgtgtgtgttcttacgTAGCCCTGTGGGTGGAAGGCGGTACTGCAGGTGAGTGTCGGGGACGAGCTCAGGCCTCGGAGGGTTTCTCTGGGAACTCGTTTCCTGTCGGGGGAGCGGGGCTGGTGCCAGCTGGGGGGGGCGCTCACTGACgtcactggagagagagaacagagaggaacgGAGGtgaagaatgaaaaacaaacaaagagtcAAACATGTTCAACAGTAAGAAAACTGAGTTTAAATAACTGAGGTGTCAGAACACATCctcagtggtgtgtgtctgtgtgtgtgtgtgtgtgtgtctgtgtgtgtgtgtctatgtatgtgtgtgtgtgtgtgtgtgtgtctgttttgacaCATGCATGAAACTCATGTGTCTGTGAATCACATGCTAACGACACGTCAGCCATCCACATGCagagaaacgctgagtcatcaCATCATGCagagaaacgctgagtcatcaCATCATGCAGGAATCGTGACGTTTGAAAACAAAAGCTGAACGATGATGATGAGTCACGTGTGTAACTTCAGATCCagataaaaacaggaagtgaggtaaCAGCTGGATGGGTTCGGTGTTGCTAGGAGACGGGATGCGGGggtcatgaacacacacacgggggggtgggggggggggtcgtacCCGAGGCTGCGTTCACCGCTCTGACGGTGGCTTTAACAAACGCCGCTGAGctctctgcgaccttcacaTCTGCAGGAGAGAGCGAAGGTCAACGTGTGACACAGTAAGGGGGCGGAGCCATAGAcgtatataaggctagatgtctcggccaatggagtcgaacgtcaccacatggcggccatcttgctgcaggcggctcgctcactcataacattgtgttgtagtggtgcgtactttttaaaataaccataacttgctcaattttcaaccgatttttaaactgtttggtttgttataaacgtcagagttgtagttatgacactgcataaattattaaattgtttagaaaaataacataattattcataagtatgcagtgtcatagctacatctctgacgtttataacaaaccaaacagtttaaaaatcggttgaaaattgagcaagttatggttatttaccaacacaatgttatgggtgagcgagccgcctgcagcaagatggccgccatgtggtgacgttcgtctccgttggccggcaacatccgagacatctagtgtttatatctatgggCGGAGCTATGAGGCTGATTCAGGAACAGGAGGAACGTTTCAACCGGTGGAAGCTCGTTTATAACTTCTggattttgtttgtatttcttcttATTGTCCAATGAAAAGACAGGAGCCGCTGGATTTATCAGATATGAGACGTTCACTTCATCCAGGATCTGCGttaatatttgttattattatttatttatttattattttagttttgcaGAAAAGATTCaagtttatgttttatttgaacgAATTATGTTTTTCCTGCTTCaagttctctctgttttttcatGTTGAATAAACTAAAACTGAAGTTTCTATGTGGAAGGAAAGTAAAACCCTGTTTGTGTTGGGTTAAGTTATTTAGATTATTAATAATGGCggcaggctcctcctcctctgaggtcGTTACCTGACAGCGCGCTGAAGAAGGAggcgtcctcgtcctcctcgtggGACGACGCCCCGCCCACGTCCACGGTGTGGTCCCACTCCAGCGGGATGGAGTCCACGCTGACCGGCGTCTCTCGGCCCGACCGCTCCAGAGGCGGAGCCACCAGGTGACACATGGCGTGGCGTCCCACCGAGACGCCGCCCGCCGCCggaagctcctcccccttcttCCTGGTCTCTCCCCACGAGGTCGAGTCGGAGGAGTCGTCCGAGTCCGacagctccctctcctcctccagcacctgggAGAGAAAACTGATCATCAGcaaacaggaggagcaggaggagcaggaggagcaggaggagcaagagcaggagaaggaggaggaggaggagaaggaggaggagcaggaggagaaggcggatcaggaggagcagaaggaggagcaggaggagcaggaggaggaggaggaggaggaggaggagaaggagaaggagaaggaggaggagaaggagcaggaggagaaggaggagcaggaagaggagcatgaggagcatgaggagcagaaggaggagcaggaggagcaggaggagcaggtggagcaggaggagcaggaggagcaggagcagcaggatgaggaggaggatcaggaggaggaggagaagcaggaggagcaggaggagaaggaggaggaggaggaggaggaggaggaggaggaggaggaggaggaggaggagcaggaggagcaggaggagcaggaggaggagcaggaggagcaggaggaggaggagcaggaggagaaggaggaccaggaggaggagcaggaggagcaggaggagcaggaggaggtggaggaggagaaggaggagcgggaggaggaggagaaggaggagcaggaggaggagcaggaggagcaggaggagcaggaggagaaggaggaggagaaggaggagcaggaggaggaggaggagaaggaggaaaaggaggagcatgatgagcaggaggagcagcaggagcatgaggagcaggatgagcagtaggagcaggaggagcaggaggagaaggaggagcaggaggagaaggaggagcaggaggaggagcatgaggacgaggaggagaaggaggagcagtaggaggagcaggaggagaaggaggagcaggaggaggaggaggagaaggaggaaaaggaggagcatgatgagcaggaggagcaggaggagcaggaggagaaggaggagcaggaggaggaggaggagaaggaggagcaggaggagcaggaggagcaggaggagcaggaggaggaggaggaggaggaggagcagcaggatgaggatcaggaggagcaggaggagcatgaggagcaggaggagaaggaggaggagaaggaggagcaggatgagcaggaggagcaggaggagcaggaggatcagGAGGGGCAttaggagcaggaggagcaggaggaggagcaggaggagcaggaggagcaggaggaggagcaggaggagaaggaggagcaggagtagcaggaggatcaggaggaggagcaggaagagcatgaggagcaggaggagaaggaggggcaggaggaggaggaggagaaggaggagcatgatgagcaggaggaggagcagaaggagcagcaggatgaggaggaggatcaggaggagcaggaggagaaggaggagcatgaggagcaggaggagcaggatgaggaggaggaggagcaggaggatcaggaggagcattaggagcaggaggaggagcaggaggagcaggagcactGACCGGGCGTCTGGTGACCAGGCGCTGGTGGAACCGGGCCACCCGTCCGAACACCTCCTGGCAGTAGgagtgcagctcctccagctcctcctccatcagcacGGCGTCCAGAGGAGCGCTCTTCTGGATCAGGTTCTCCCCGAACACGATGAGGGCGTCGATCTTGTTGGTGTTGAGGGTGATCTCCTGCTGGAagccctgaggaggaggaggaggaggagcacacgCCGTGGTTaccagggtcagaggtcagaggtcagaggtcagagggagTAACACTCAGAGCAGCACTGACGTTGAGTTGTCTCATCTTGTCCTCCACGTCGCTCTGGGAGAAGTGCTCCACGTTGGTGAGCTGCAGGTCCATCTCCGTGAGCCAGACCAGGATGTTCTCCCGGGTTCCCTCGAAGTCTTCTCTCTGAGACGTGAAGTGCTGCCACACACCGGAGCAGAGAGCAGCGTTAAtataacaaaaaacacaaaacaacaacaacaacaaaattgaTATTTAAAGTGTAAAACAAGATGAATCGCTGTAACTTCTAGATTCAAACTTCAAGTGTGTATTGTAAACTTATCCTATTTTTAATTGATGTGTAATTATCATCATTTATTTCTGCACGTTATCCTGTCATCACCAACAAATGTCAACTTAACAAAAGTCACATGAAAAGTCAAATTGGCcgttaatacattttaattttatttaatttattattgttattattttacgtaggtatgtatgtttgtgtgcgtgtttatctttatttatttatttatttatttattttttgtatgtatgtgtatgcagcGAAGTTCGCCTGCATTTCATTGCGCAACTTGTGTGGTAtatgtcaatgtgttttgtaggttcttattggaaattaataaaaaacattgttcaaaaaAAAGTTGGTCATTAATGACAAAGATGATTTATAATATTTAGTGAagctcttttattttaaacGCCTCACGTCTGTGCTGCTGagctgtaaatataaataaagtagatgataaacatgtaaatgaaatgattctgatgtgtttctcctcctcctctctaacCTGTGATTTACtgatttcccttcggggatgaatagagtaatctatctatctatctatctatctatctatctatctatctatctatctatctatctatctatctatctatctatctatctatctatctatctatctatatatctatctatctatgtatctatctatctatctatctatctatatatctatctatctatgtatctatctatctatctatgtatctatctatgtatctatctatctatgtatctatctatctatctatttatctatctatatatctatctatctatgtatctatctatctatctatctatctatctatctatctatctatctatctatctatctatatatctatctatctatgtatctatctatctatctatctatctatctatgtatctatctatgtatctatctatctatgtatctatctatctatgtatctatctatctatgtatctatgtatctatgtatctatctatctatctatttatctatctatatatctatctatctatgtatctatctatctatctatctatctatctatctatctatctatctatgtatctatctatctatgtatctatctatctatgtatctatgtatctatctatgtatctatctatgtatctatctatctatgtatctatctatctatctatgtatctatctatctatgtatctatctatgtatctatctatctatgtatctatctatctatctatgtatctatctatctatgtatctatctatgtatctatctatctatgtatctatctatgtatctatctatgtatctatctatgtatctatctatctatgtatctatctatctatctatgtatctatctatgtatctatctatgtatctatctatgtatctatctatctatgtatctatctatctatctatgtatccatccatccatccatccatccatccatccatccatccatccatctatctttccttaaatataaataaagtagatgataaacatgtaaatgaaatgaatctgatctgtttctcctcctcctctctaacCTGTGATTTACTGATTGTCCCTTCGCTGACTCAGCTGTAAACTGAGGCAGCGAGAGGTCGGAGGTCAACCGCCACCAATCAGGTGAGTTCTCAGCAACAGAAACACCCCCCGTTCACAccctttgtgtgttgtgtgtctcaccttGAGCCTGCGCAGCACGGCGCCCACCCTCCGCTGCAGCCCGTCCCACCGCTGGTTCCCCTCCTGCACCATCACCTGGAGCCGGCTGGCGGCGTCGGTTCGATTCTCGCGGGCCAGGCGGCGGTACTGCTTGTTGACGAGCTCCAGCTGAGTCAAGCGCTCGTGAACCTGCCGCTGGAACGACTGAGAGacggaaacacacaaacaacacaacacacacaatggagatttcaattgtaaataaaacctttttttaattgatatGTTTTTTCCCTTGTAAATTCCTATTAGATCAAATATGTGATTTGATCAAATCTATTTTagatgtgttttttataattgattatttaattgattaattgatttacacagacacaataaCTATTAACTCCAAGAGAAGTAAAGCCgggattaaattaaattacaatactttctttaaaaatttacatatattaaagtcacacaaacaacacaacacacacaatggagatttaaattgtaaataaaacctTCTTAAGTATTTTCAAAGTTATGAAGtcattactttttttaattgatatGTTATTTCCCTTGTAAATTCCTATTAGATCAAAtatgtgattttttaaaatctattttaaatgtgttttttataattgattatttaattgattaattgatttacacagacacaataaCTTTAAACTCCAAGAGAAGTAAAGCCGGgattcaattaaattacaatactttctttaaatatttacatatattaaagtcacacaaacaacacaacacacacaatggagatttaaattgtaaataaaacctTCTTAAGTATTTTCAAAGTTATGAAGtcattactttttttaattgatatGTTATTTCCCTTGTAAATTCCTATTAGAATAAATATGTGATTTGATcaaatctattttaaatgtgttttttataattgattatttaattgattaattgatttacacagacacaataaCTTTAAACTCCAAGAGAAGTAAAGCCgggattaaattaaattacattactttctttaaatatttacatatattaaaGTCACACaatataacacaacacatatGAACAGACAAccggctgcagctgctctcaGGATTAAAACCTGTTCCAGTCACTTTATGGATTTGAACCCTGGACTGGTCCCACAGCTCCCAGCACGTGTCACTGGAGCCTGGATGTGGGTCAGCGGCGTCCTCACGATGACACGTGTCAGGAAGCCAACGCCATCGACTCTGTTGCTGTGGCGACGAGGGAATCCCGGCAGAGTCCAGATTACCGGACGCTAATCTGGGTTTCTAATCCAGAGCGACAGGTGGAAGGTGGAAGGAGACCTGAACCTGAACGCTCCCTCACACAGACTGAGATCCAGAAGCTATCAGAGTAATCTTTCTCTGCTGACCTCGAACTTCTTGAGCTCCTCCTTGGCGCCGGTGTAGAGCACGCCGGCCGAGTCGGGGTCGGCGGCGGTGACCTCGGCGCTCTTCAGCCAGTCTTCGAAGCGAGAGTAGTCGTCCAGGAACTTGCTCCAGAGACGCCAGGTTTCCTCGATCCTGTCGAGAGTCATTtcacaaagtttaaaaaacctCAAAGCGTCAAATCCATTCCTGTCGATCTGATCAAATCCAAACGTTCATTCTCGattccaggggttttcaactggttttgtcccagggaccaggATCCTGACTAGAAAggaatccgcggcccactgatgtgcctaagggagttttaacatttggttttccatgttggttttatttaaaaacctcaaacaaatctagatataaatatacttaaaaacctcaaacaaatctgtgaaaaaacaacaaaacctgttgattttcagtgcttaagaattgaaaaacaaaattaaaatgcagtttgtagttgtactgcatctcagaaccatatgaacatcaatatataacgttcatgacttaaatgtacagacgtgtagctgacatgttgagagaacgttaaagtaacgatgatcaataacaatcaacataaactggggctacaactgaagagggaagatgacaaagtaatgcagaatattataaatgataatcaaacaaaatcacacaaacaattgaggcctacttaagtttaacctcatgatcaccagcacctttatattattttagccatatttttcttattttaaatatttttcacgatattcaagagtaatctggaaatgtgttgaaattagggctgggcaagttaactcgtttaatcgagttaactcaagtgatgagttaactcgattaattattttatctcgcattaactcaggtttgattatttattgttttattgtgaaagtcaggcttttattttgtgaaagtctgttgctgactgctgcagaacaggaaaaaagaaaataattggcggataaac
This Limanda limanda chromosome 12, fLimLim1.1, whole genome shotgun sequence DNA region includes the following protein-coding sequences:
- the LOC133015076 gene encoding nesprin-2-like; amino-acid sequence: MKTDLSQYIIAEDVLLLQEQVEHLTCQWEELCLKVSLRKQEVADRLNAWIIFNQKNKELCEWLTQMENKLPNNADLNIEEMVEKLKKDCMEEINLFSENKTHLKQLGEQLISASNKTKETEINDQLKDINARWQHLFDHIESRVRKLKETLVTVQQLDRNMNNLRSWLTGMEAELAKPVVYSVCHGDEIQRKLAEQQDLQRDIEQHTASVTSVLTLCDVLLHDADACGSDSENDSIQQTSRSLDRRWRNICAMSMERRMRIEETWRLWSKFLDDYSRFEDWLKSAEVTAADPDSAGVLYTGAKEELKKFESFQRQVHERLTQLELVNKQYRRLARENRTDAASRLQVMVQEGNQRWDGLQRRVGAVLRRLKHFTSQREDFEGTRENILVWLTEMDLQLTNVEHFSQSDVEDKMRQLNGFQQEITLNTNKIDALIVFGENLIQKSAPLDAVLMEEELEELHSYCQEVFGRVARFHQRLVTRRPVLEEERELSDSDDSSDSTSWGETRKKGEELPAAGGVSVGRHAMCHLVAPPLERSGRETPVSVDSIPLEWDHTVDVGGASSHEEDEDASFFSALSDVKVAESSAAFVKATVRAVNAASVTSVSAPPSWHQPRSPDRKRVPRETLRGLSSSPTLTCSTAFHPQGYAKLMSECSGSIDRVKRVKLILNDEEEELEEAGLTGGMADKHTSTGVIERWELLQAQELGRETDIKQDLEQWQKLNSDLCDVTSWLGRVLPELERLQRIAPSTSIRDIEVNIRKLKEMQRSFNSYKCPMISVNLSSLHFLRGDSAELQELQEALSAANLSWTQACGGLESWERRLHAALLQCQEFQETLHSLLLWLSQAENRLQAVTLGDLGDLSTSRSELLQRRDALMELQEELRGRQRQVSSLQDISAQLLLEATGRDSLEAKEKVHVIGNKLQLLLRQAAADLQALQGPLTQETCSATSEVDSIGLGTLSSEQLMHKSDARRPAAVGRAAARRSREERRDPPPHRPFFYRVLRAAFPLHLLLLLLLVLACLVPLSEDDYSCTLSNNFARSFYPMLRYTNGPPPT